One part of the Solanum dulcamara chromosome 8, daSolDulc1.2, whole genome shotgun sequence genome encodes these proteins:
- the LOC129899204 gene encoding 3-ketoacyl-CoA synthase 11-like, with product MSESKPEGPVNNPPSYSRNFPDFKQSVKLKYVKLGYHYLITHGMYLFLSPLVIVLAAQLSTFSPSDLYVLWEQLRFNLISVIICSTLLVFLSTLYFLTRPRPVYLVNFSCYKPEDARICTRKIFMERSKLTGSFPDETLEFQRKILERSGLGESTYLPEAVLRVPPNPCMEEARKEAETVMFGAIDELLAKTGIKPKDIGILVVNCSLFNPTPSLSAMIVNHYKLRGNIVSYNLGGMGCSAGLISIDLAKDLLQVHPNTYALVLSMENITLNWYFGTEKSMLLPNCLFRMGGAAVMLSNKGSERRRSKYQLIHTVRTHKGSDDKCFSCVYQMEDPNGKVGVSLSKDLMAVAGDALKTNITTLGPLVLPMSEQLLFFGTLVGRKLLKMKIKPYIPDFRLAFEHFCIHAGGRAVLDEIEKNLQLTDWHMEPSRMTLYRFGNTSSSSLWYELAYSEAKGRIKRGDRTWQIAFGSGFKCNSAVWKALRSINPAKEKSPWMDEIDQFPVDVPRVAKI from the coding sequence ATGAGTGAATCAAAACCAGAAGGCCCAGTTAACAACCCTCCTTCTTATTCCAGAAACTTTCCTGATTTCAAACAATCTGTGAAGCTGAAGTATGTGAAACTTGGTTATCATTACCTCATTACTCATGGAATGTATCTATTTTTATCCCCTCTAGTTATTGTCCTTGCTGCTCAACTCTCTACTTTCTCGCCAAGTGACCTATATGTTCTTTGGGAGCAGCTTAGGTTCAATCTCATATCTGTCATCATATGCTCTACCCTCTTGGTCTTCCTGTCAACCCTCTATTTCCTAACCCGTCCTCGCCCTGTATACCTTGTTAATTTCTCGTGCTATAAGCCTGAAGATGCTAGGATATGCACAAGGAAGATTTTCATGGAGAGGTCAAAGTTGACTGGTTCATTCCCTGATGAAACTCTTGAGTTCCAGAGGAAAATTCTTGAGAGGTCTGGCCTTGGTGAATCGACATATCTCCCTGAAGCTGTGCTGAGGGTACCACCAAATCCTTGTATGGAAGAAGCACGAAAAGAAGCTGAGACTGTTATGTTTGGTGCCATTGATGAACTCCTCGCCAAAACCGGTATTAAGCCAAAAGATATTGGAATTCTAGTAGTAAATTGCAGCTTGTTTAATCCAACACCCTCATTGTCTGCAATGATTGTGAACCATTACAAGCTTCGTGGAAATATTGTGAGCTACAATCTGGGTGGAATGGGTTGCAGTGCTGGTTTGATCTCAATCGATCTTGCAAAAGATCTTCTTCAAGTCCATCCCAATACCTATGCTTTGGTGCTCAGCATGGAAAACATCACCCTGAACTGGTATTTTGGGACTGAGAAATCCATGCTCCTTCCAAATTGCTTATTCCGGATGGGAGGTGCTGCTGTAATGCTCTCCAACAAAGGATCTGAACGAAGAAGATCAAAGTACCAGTTGATACATACTGTCAGAACTCACAAAGGTTCCGATGACAAGTGCTTTTCTTGTGTTTACCAAATGGAAGATCCCAATGGAAAAGTTGGAGTATCGCTGTCAAAGGATTTAATGGCAGTAGCTGGTGATGCTCTAAAAACCAATATCACTACATTGGGTCCTCTTGTGCTTCCCATGTCCGAGCAGTTGCTTTTCTTCGGCACGCTCGTTGGAAGAAAACTGTTGAAGATGAAGATCAAGCCTTATATCCCAGATTTTAGATTGGCCTTTGAGCATTTCTGCATTCACGCCGGTGGCAGAGCTGTGTTAGATGAAATAGAGAAAAACCTGCAACTCACTGACTGGCACATGGAGCCTTCAAGGATGACATTGTATCGATTCGGAAACACCTCGAGCAGCTCCCTTTGGTACGAATTGGCCTACTCGGAAGCTAAGGGAAGGATCAAGAGGGGAGACCGAACTTGGCAAATAGCATTTGGTTCAGGGTTCAAATGTAACAGTGCCGTCTGGAAAGCTTTACGATCAATTAATCCAGCCAAGGAGAAGAGCCCGTGGATGGATGAGATTGACCAGTTCCCCGTGGACGTTCCAAGAGTTGCAAAAATCTAA